One Paenibacillus crassostreae DNA segment encodes these proteins:
- a CDS encoding M14 family metallopeptidase — MQVTVRQGDSLWVYSQLFQVPLQLLLDSNPNIIPQGLMLGQTVEIPGYVTIGYQIVSGDTIWRISSRYVVPQDMLLLLNPSILVNSLRVGQIIRIPRRVTDVVVNTVRPYDYGDMLEDLTLLEEIYPFIRRRSIGTSVMGKEIPEIRIGNGPKQVHVNASFHGNEWITTPVLIRFLNEYLLALTNNGSIRGLVMNPLYRTTTLSLVPMVNPDGVNLVVNGPPSEEPYRNEVLAINDGSSDFSGWKANIRGVDLNNQYPALWEREAARGPRTPAPRDYAGTGPLTEPESQAIANLTRNSNFNRVLAFHTQGRVIFWGFEGLEPPESEVIVNEFARVSGYQPIEYADSSAGFKDWFIQDWRRPGFTIEVGRGTNPLPLTQLEQIYQESLGILLTSLYM, encoded by the coding sequence ATGCAAGTAACGGTGCGCCAAGGGGATTCGTTGTGGGTATACAGTCAGTTGTTTCAGGTTCCGCTACAGCTTCTGCTTGATTCAAATCCCAACATCATTCCTCAAGGACTAATGTTAGGTCAAACGGTAGAAATACCGGGTTATGTGACAATAGGATACCAGATCGTTTCAGGGGATACCATTTGGCGTATCTCATCGAGATACGTTGTGCCGCAGGATATGTTGCTATTACTTAATCCATCGATTCTAGTCAATTCACTTCGTGTTGGTCAGATTATTCGAATTCCAAGGCGTGTGACTGATGTAGTGGTTAACACGGTAAGACCTTATGATTATGGGGACATGTTAGAGGACCTCACCCTCCTTGAGGAGATTTATCCGTTCATCCGTCGAAGATCCATAGGTACCTCCGTTATGGGAAAGGAAATTCCTGAAATTCGAATAGGTAACGGTCCTAAACAGGTTCACGTCAATGCCTCCTTTCATGGGAATGAATGGATCACAACACCAGTGCTCATCCGGTTTCTCAATGAATACTTATTAGCATTGACGAACAATGGCAGCATACGTGGACTTGTGATGAATCCTCTATATAGGACGACCACGTTATCACTTGTTCCGATGGTTAATCCTGATGGTGTCAATTTAGTGGTGAATGGACCGCCGAGCGAGGAGCCATATCGCAACGAAGTATTAGCTATAAATGATGGGAGCAGTGACTTCAGTGGCTGGAAGGCGAACATTCGGGGTGTGGATTTAAACAACCAGTATCCAGCATTATGGGAACGTGAAGCGGCAAGAGGTCCGCGAACGCCAGCCCCTCGTGATTATGCGGGAACAGGACCGCTTACCGAGCCAGAATCGCAAGCCATAGCCAATCTGACGAGGAATAGTAATTTCAACCGCGTATTAGCTTTTCACACACAGGGAAGAGTCATTTTTTGGGGATTTGAAGGGTTGGAGCCACCTGAATCTGAAGTAATTGTCAATGAGTTTGCGAGAGTGAGTGGTTATCAGCCCATTGAATATGCAGACAGCTCAGCTGGCTTCAAGGATTGGTTCATTCAGGATTGGAGAAGACCAGGATTTACAATTGAAGTTGGGAGAGGCACTAATCCACTTCCCTTAACGCAGCTTGAACAAATCTATCAAGAGAGTCTGGGTATATTGCTGACTTCCCTATATATGTAA
- a CDS encoding glycoside hydrolase family 43 protein, with protein sequence MSVNSKIMYISSAILFIFIAILFIGFNRLFDKNSEVITKTVLTAYLKESHVKLSKDKGNSYDLSLLLDDLPDGQMFQQLRATIHFPDWLEIDRIVANEQNTAEVETSYEGVEGGIALQINTVSDTTQLFENVDLSKELVKITFRLKKELVEMIDDEVKVDSLEIIDSAQQKEQIDVSGAVSKFSYAPPAEPVGKAVLKGNPLVSHKFGADPYALVYKDRVYLYMTNDVFEYDESGSVKDNTYANINKLSVISSDDLVNWTDHGVVDVAGPAGAAKWATQSWAPAAVHKVIDGKDKFFIYFANNASNIGVLTSDSPTGPWIDPIGKPLLTRETPGVEKVTWLFDPAVLVDDNGKGYIYFGGGIPDGQEEMPNTARVMELGKDMTSVLGEAQPIPAPYMFENSGINKVNGKYYYTYCSNFYDGVRPDGSPQAGQIAYMVSDSPMGPWTYEGMILKNPVHFFDIGGNNHHAIFEFHGSWYIAYHAQTLSKAMGVPKGYRSTHLNQVFFNADGTIQEIIANYEGVKQLKALNPYVRVEAETIGWNAGINTEAIVDDAQAHSANRAVTDIDNGDWIALSNVDFGTKGASSFTASVASGSSSSSIEIRLDSPDGKLIGELSIPAGNGLDQFNELQTEIKGADGVHHLFLVFRGETNRKLIKFDYWQVHR encoded by the coding sequence ATGAGTGTTAATTCTAAAATAATGTATATATCATCAGCTATCTTATTCATTTTTATTGCAATCCTATTTATTGGATTTAATCGACTATTTGATAAGAATTCAGAGGTGATAACAAAGACTGTTCTGACCGCTTATTTGAAAGAAAGTCATGTAAAACTTAGCAAAGATAAGGGCAATAGCTATGACCTAAGCTTACTGTTAGATGATTTGCCTGATGGGCAGATGTTCCAGCAACTTCGTGCGACCATACATTTTCCAGACTGGCTTGAGATTGATCGTATTGTTGCTAACGAACAAAATACGGCAGAAGTAGAAACATCATATGAAGGTGTTGAAGGTGGTATTGCATTACAAATAAATACTGTGAGTGATACAACGCAATTATTTGAAAATGTTGATTTGAGTAAGGAGCTTGTAAAGATTACATTTAGACTTAAAAAGGAGCTAGTTGAAATGATAGATGATGAAGTAAAGGTAGATTCTTTGGAAATCATAGATTCAGCACAACAGAAGGAACAAATTGATGTAAGTGGAGCAGTATCCAAGTTTTCATATGCACCACCCGCTGAGCCGGTAGGTAAAGCTGTATTAAAGGGAAATCCGTTAGTTTCTCACAAATTTGGAGCTGATCCTTATGCTTTAGTATATAAAGACAGGGTCTATCTTTATATGACGAATGATGTATTTGAGTACGATGAGAGTGGTAGTGTCAAGGATAATACTTATGCAAATATTAATAAACTCTCGGTCATTTCGTCGGATGATCTAGTTAACTGGACAGACCATGGCGTTGTTGATGTGGCTGGTCCAGCTGGTGCTGCGAAATGGGCAACACAATCTTGGGCACCTGCTGCGGTGCATAAAGTGATTGATGGAAAAGATAAGTTTTTTATTTATTTTGCTAATAATGCCAGTAATATTGGTGTGTTAACGAGCGATAGTCCAACTGGACCGTGGATTGATCCTATTGGAAAGCCATTGCTTACTAGAGAAACTCCTGGCGTGGAAAAAGTAACGTGGCTGTTTGACCCAGCTGTATTAGTAGATGACAATGGAAAAGGGTATATCTATTTTGGCGGTGGTATTCCAGATGGACAGGAAGAAATGCCAAATACAGCTAGAGTGATGGAGCTAGGCAAAGATATGACTAGTGTCTTAGGGGAAGCTCAACCCATTCCAGCTCCGTATATGTTCGAGAATTCTGGAATTAACAAAGTGAATGGCAAATACTACTATACGTATTGTTCAAATTTCTATGATGGTGTTCGTCCTGACGGAAGTCCTCAAGCAGGTCAAATCGCGTATATGGTCAGTGATTCTCCGATGGGTCCATGGACATATGAAGGAATGATTCTGAAAAATCCAGTACACTTCTTTGACATAGGTGGAAATAATCATCATGCCATTTTCGAATTCCATGGAAGCTGGTACATCGCTTATCATGCGCAAACATTGTCTAAAGCGATGGGAGTACCGAAAGGATATCGATCAACGCATCTGAATCAGGTCTTCTTTAATGCAGATGGAACGATTCAGGAGATTATTGCTAATTATGAAGGTGTAAAGCAACTGAAAGCATTAAATCCATACGTTCGAGTAGAAGCGGAGACTATCGGTTGGAATGCAGGAATAAATACTGAGGCGATTGTTGATGACGCTCAAGCTCATTCTGCTAATCGAGCAGTAACAGATATTGATAACGGCGATTGGATTGCTCTTTCCAATGTTGATTTTGGTACGAAAGGTGCTTCTTCTTTTACAGCATCTGTGGCTAGTGGAAGTTCTTCTAGTAGCA
- a CDS encoding response regulator transcription factor has product MYRLLIVDDEEIITEALYEVFNQFMPGELDICKAFSAKEALNWLSRTRIDIVLTDIRMPGMSGLELMEEIRIYWPRCRIIFLTGYSEFEYAYQAIQKLNVRYLLKTEGYTKVTQTVQEVIYEINNENQMNNLLEQSQEQMDTLEFMAQSEYFRHFLQDSQTIYKHQGSVIQEFERLNIALDPKVPVVLALGHLSYSFEAAYIEKSELFSLTRVIWNSFMTEQINSVALVDKYGDLLWFLQPSQLKDEKFTNHLIKYMEGTLELIQRACLETQGITISFTISGRSCTWNEITNQYERLRQLQRMKIGDGVSLIQTDRVEQTITSNSNEGFRLGPKMEVLSAHLDAGRSEEFFKCFDEVVQYTLNMSESVHRSVESYYSLALVLLSYINRFGLHHHIGEYSKLMLLDKHISMTEGFQYLQLLAEHMFKQKFMNEQNRASLIIGKIRKFVKDHLSEDLSLVRLAEVHYFNPSYLSRFFKQEHGVNLSEYIDECRIKKAKELLCNGDLKVRDVALLVGYEAAHSFTRFFKRATGMTPQEYRDSIIVERYSG; this is encoded by the coding sequence ATGTACAGACTACTGATTGTCGATGATGAAGAAATTATTACAGAGGCCTTGTACGAAGTGTTTAATCAATTTATGCCAGGTGAATTAGATATATGTAAAGCTTTCTCAGCAAAAGAAGCATTAAATTGGTTGTCACGAACCAGAATAGATATCGTGCTTACTGATATTCGCATGCCCGGGATGAGCGGTTTAGAGTTGATGGAAGAAATCCGAATATATTGGCCAAGATGTAGAATTATTTTTTTGACAGGATATAGCGAGTTCGAATATGCGTATCAAGCGATTCAAAAGTTGAACGTTAGATATTTATTAAAAACAGAAGGCTACACAAAAGTCACTCAAACCGTGCAGGAAGTTATATATGAGATTAATAATGAGAATCAAATGAATAATTTGTTGGAACAATCACAAGAACAGATGGATACGCTAGAATTTATGGCTCAGAGCGAATATTTCAGACATTTTCTACAGGATAGTCAAACAATCTATAAGCATCAAGGTTCAGTAATACAAGAGTTTGAAAGATTAAATATTGCTTTAGATCCCAAAGTTCCTGTTGTTTTAGCACTTGGTCATTTGTCATATTCTTTTGAAGCAGCATATATAGAAAAAAGTGAGTTGTTTTCATTAACGAGAGTTATTTGGAATTCCTTTATGACAGAGCAAATTAACAGTGTTGCACTAGTTGACAAATATGGCGATTTATTGTGGTTTCTTCAACCATCACAGCTTAAAGATGAAAAGTTTACTAATCACTTAATAAAATATATGGAAGGTACTTTAGAATTAATTCAGCGAGCATGCTTGGAAACACAAGGCATCACAATATCATTCACAATTAGTGGAAGATCCTGTACATGGAATGAAATAACTAATCAGTATGAACGCCTTAGACAACTACAGAGGATGAAGATTGGCGATGGAGTCTCATTGATTCAAACTGATCGAGTTGAGCAGACCATTACTTCAAATTCGAATGAAGGTTTTCGGCTTGGGCCCAAAATGGAGGTTTTGAGCGCACATCTAGATGCCGGGAGGTCTGAGGAGTTTTTTAAATGTTTTGATGAAGTTGTTCAATATACTTTGAATATGAGTGAATCGGTTCATCGCTCCGTTGAATCCTATTATTCACTAGCGTTAGTATTGCTATCATATATCAATCGGTTTGGTTTGCATCATCATATCGGTGAGTACAGTAAATTAATGCTTTTAGATAAACATATATCCATGACAGAAGGATTTCAATATTTGCAATTATTGGCTGAACATATGTTTAAACAAAAATTTATGAATGAGCAAAACAGAGCATCTTTAATCATTGGGAAAATTCGTAAATTTGTAAAAGATCATTTAAGTGAAGATTTATCGCTTGTTCGTTTAGCAGAAGTTCATTATTTCAATCCATCCTATTTATCGCGTTTCTTTAAGCAGGAACATGGGGTTAATTTATCGGAATATATTGATGAATGCCGAATTAAAAAAGCCAAGGAGTTATTATGTAATGGAGATTTAAAAGTTCGTGATGTTGCCTTATTGGTTGGGTATGAAGCAGCACATTCATTTACACGATTTTTTAAGAGAGCTACAGGGATGACCCCACAGGAGTACCGAGATTCAATCATTGTGGAACGATATTCTGGTTAG
- a CDS encoding EAL and GGDEF domain-containing protein: MRDVTSIISDFDKSSIILILDKKGIITYVNDKYLEISNYEKNEIIGRPYNTISSVFYSNSYYDQFWERVRRGQVWQGEIKCQSKDGTDYWVDMHIIPYKNEQGVIFEYMAIGTEVTRSKAMDESLTKTIRDLQDIKNALDESSIVAITDGKGVISYVNDKFCEISKYDREELVGKTHRVINSGYHPKSFFKVMWDTIKHGEVWKGEVKNRAKDGNIYWMNTTIVPYLDDEGVPYQYVSIRTDITDRIRAETALAEALQNDFMRTVKNLRNCIFKVVVDDNNRITYTLCEGKLAEELGLTMEKVLNKTSHEIFNDEVAKLMESNLHHALTGVIVNFEIEYLDKYFYITLSPIQQNEKIVEVVGSMIDITERKKAEETIYYMAHYDALTQLPNRTLFNNQLIKALALAKEKNEKVGVIFIDLDRFKTINDTLGHSTGDNLLKAVAVRLAECLRSSDCLSRQGGDEFTLFLPNITRKEIEGVAQKIIDRMSEVFTLEHMEIYITPSIGISIFPDDGDNIEVLLKNADGAMYLAKERSKNNYQFFTNELHQAIAKKLKIEGDLRRALDQNQFVLYYQPKVDMVSSKIVGMEALIRWNHPELGLVPPMEFIPIAEETGLIIPIGEWVMRTACRQLKEWHEAGYNQMSIAVNISLRQFIQNDLHEVIKRILEETDLLSEFLELEITESIAHDAKQTIRILNRIKSLGVKISIDDFGIGYSSLSYLSQFPIDRLKIDQSFVRHLNPRNQAIIKTIIDMAHNMDIAVIAEGVETEEHVEFLKQQKCKEVQGYYYSKPLSEIDAYKFISDYESEYK; this comes from the coding sequence ATGAGAGATGTGACATCAATAATATCAGACTTTGATAAGTCATCTATTATATTAATTTTAGATAAAAAAGGCATTATTACATATGTAAATGATAAATATCTAGAGATATCCAATTACGAAAAAAATGAAATCATCGGGCGACCATATAATACAATTAGCTCGGTATTTTACTCTAACTCTTATTATGATCAATTTTGGGAGAGGGTACGTCGAGGACAAGTGTGGCAAGGGGAGATCAAGTGTCAGTCGAAGGATGGCACGGACTATTGGGTGGATATGCATATTATCCCCTATAAGAATGAACAAGGTGTCATCTTTGAATATATGGCGATTGGGACGGAAGTTACGAGAAGCAAGGCAATGGATGAATCGCTCACAAAGACAATAAGGGATTTACAGGATATTAAAAATGCGCTTGATGAATCTTCAATTGTAGCAATTACTGACGGGAAAGGTGTCATTTCTTACGTTAACGATAAATTTTGCGAAATTTCAAAATATGATAGAGAGGAGCTAGTTGGCAAGACTCACAGGGTTATTAACTCCGGTTATCATCCTAAGTCATTCTTCAAAGTGATGTGGGACACGATCAAACATGGGGAAGTGTGGAAAGGTGAAGTGAAGAACCGCGCCAAAGATGGCAATATATACTGGATGAATACAACGATTGTACCGTATCTCGATGATGAAGGTGTACCGTATCAGTATGTTTCCATTCGTACGGATATTACTGATCGAATTAGGGCGGAGACTGCTCTAGCAGAAGCGCTGCAGAATGATTTTATGAGGACGGTTAAAAACTTAAGAAACTGTATATTTAAAGTTGTGGTTGATGACAACAATAGAATCACATATACACTATGTGAAGGCAAGCTTGCTGAAGAGCTAGGATTGACAATGGAAAAGGTTTTGAATAAAACGTCACATGAAATCTTCAACGATGAAGTAGCGAAACTAATGGAGAGTAATCTGCATCATGCATTAACCGGGGTGATCGTAAATTTCGAAATAGAGTATTTAGATAAGTATTTTTATATTACATTGTCTCCTATTCAGCAAAATGAAAAAATAGTTGAAGTTGTGGGCTCTATGATTGATATTACCGAAAGAAAAAAGGCGGAAGAGACCATATACTATATGGCTCATTATGATGCACTGACGCAATTGCCCAACCGAACGCTATTTAATAATCAATTAATCAAAGCTTTGGCTCTTGCGAAAGAAAAGAATGAGAAAGTCGGAGTCATTTTTATTGATCTAGACCGATTTAAAACGATTAATGATACATTGGGACATTCTACGGGGGATAATTTGCTAAAAGCAGTTGCGGTCCGTTTAGCTGAATGCCTGCGTAGTAGCGATTGCCTCTCTCGTCAAGGAGGGGATGAGTTTACATTATTTCTTCCCAATATTACCCGCAAAGAAATTGAGGGCGTAGCTCAAAAGATCATTGATAGGATGTCAGAGGTCTTTACCCTAGAGCATATGGAAATTTATATAACACCTAGCATTGGTATCAGCATATTTCCCGACGATGGAGACAATATTGAAGTTTTGCTTAAAAATGCCGATGGGGCTATGTATCTAGCGAAAGAAAGAAGTAAAAATAATTACCAATTTTTCACGAATGAATTGCACCAAGCCATTGCAAAAAAGTTAAAGATTGAAGGTGATCTACGTAGGGCTCTTGATCAAAATCAATTTGTTCTATATTACCAGCCGAAGGTTGATATGGTTTCAAGCAAGATTGTAGGTATGGAGGCGTTAATTCGTTGGAATCATCCAGAGCTGGGTCTTGTCCCGCCTATGGAATTTATCCCGATAGCAGAGGAGACAGGATTGATCATTCCGATTGGGGAATGGGTAATGCGAACGGCATGTCGACAATTAAAGGAATGGCATGAAGCAGGATATAATCAGATGTCTATTGCAGTCAATATTTCGTTGCGTCAATTTATACAGAATGATTTACATGAAGTAATTAAGAGAATTCTTGAGGAGACAGATTTACTATCAGAATTTCTAGAGCTTGAGATTACGGAAAGTATTGCTCACGATGCTAAGCAGACCATTCGGATTTTAAATCGTATTAAAAGTTTGGGAGTAAAAATCAGCATTGATGATTTTGGTATAGGGTATAGTTCATTAAGTTATTTAAGTCAATTCCCGATCGATCGTCTAAAAATAGACCAGTCATTTGTTCGTCATTTGAATCCAAGAAACCAAGCGATTATTAAAACAATCATAGATATGGCGCACAATATGGATATAGCGGTTATTGCAGAGGGTGTGGAGACCGAGGAGCATGTTGAATTCCTAAAGCAACAAAAGTGTAAGGAAGTGCAAGGATATTATTATAGTAAGCCTCTATCGGAAATAGATGCCTACAAGTTCATAAGTGATTATGAAAGTGAATATAAATAA
- a CDS encoding sensor histidine kinase, giving the protein MFNFPVTSLRKTIFFRSVFTYLLVFIPIIMLGFYLYNWSYNNASDDISRATGTQLNYYLEDLDREIEWMELQQFDLVEDSELSKLAVTWGLMNSVERRQSLNYVLHRLTSFKNSSAYIKDINVHIYSISKTVSATNSVVDLDEQAYTQLTANVSTNRNRLYYSGEALHLIAVKYGGGKGELPNYVVQIELDGAKLKQSLQQLSVYPDSGSFLISEPSEFTLMSSDEASDVVNSYLHEEKSGKSSMSTLEVSGEQYHMDKAYSNNLMLTLVTYLPEKTVKRPLSFFYKWAWLFAVASFIAIVVFSYSTYLFIHKPLLLLVQSFRRMEAGELDHPIVHDKKDEFGFLYTRFNQMLKKLTSLIDQDYKQKMMMQKSELKQLQSQINPHFLYNSFFILNSLAKVGDVERIEQFTIMLGEYFRFITRNGEDLVLLEEEIKHSRMYTDIQELRFSRRIRVRFDELPDQMKAIRIPRLIVQPIIENAYEHSLEKKSEQGLLCITFEKHQDTIHIIVEDNGDHLSDEQLFMLQNRLQHNSEENEITGIINIHRRLVLTYGDGSGLRLERSELNGLKVIICIQMNNDMLLE; this is encoded by the coding sequence TTGTTCAATTTTCCTGTAACATCATTACGTAAAACTATTTTTTTTCGTTCGGTGTTTACGTACCTGCTTGTTTTTATACCAATTATTATGCTCGGATTTTACTTGTACAACTGGAGCTATAATAATGCTAGCGATGATATTTCAAGAGCGACCGGAACACAATTAAACTACTATTTAGAAGATCTAGATCGTGAAATTGAGTGGATGGAGCTACAGCAATTCGATCTTGTAGAAGATAGCGAATTGAGTAAGCTTGCTGTGACTTGGGGTTTGATGAATAGTGTGGAAAGAAGACAAAGTTTAAACTATGTCTTACACCGACTTACATCATTTAAAAACAGCAGTGCGTATATTAAAGATATTAATGTGCATATTTATAGCATTTCCAAAACAGTTTCTGCAACAAATTCTGTTGTCGATCTTGATGAGCAGGCCTATACACAATTAACCGCTAATGTTTCTACGAATCGCAATCGACTATATTATTCAGGTGAGGCTCTCCATCTTATCGCTGTAAAGTATGGAGGCGGTAAAGGAGAACTACCAAACTATGTAGTTCAGATCGAATTAGATGGCGCAAAACTGAAGCAGTCATTACAGCAGCTAAGTGTCTATCCAGATAGCGGCTCATTTCTTATTTCAGAGCCGTCAGAATTTACATTGATGAGTAGTGATGAAGCATCAGATGTTGTAAATAGTTATTTGCATGAGGAGAAAAGCGGAAAAAGCAGTATGTCAACGCTAGAGGTTTCTGGAGAGCAGTATCATATGGATAAGGCTTATTCCAATAATCTAATGCTTACACTTGTTACTTATTTGCCCGAGAAGACGGTGAAAAGACCGTTAAGCTTTTTCTATAAATGGGCGTGGTTATTTGCTGTTGCTTCCTTTATAGCGATTGTTGTCTTTTCATATTCGACGTATCTCTTTATTCATAAGCCGTTATTACTGCTTGTGCAAAGCTTTAGGCGGATGGAGGCAGGAGAGCTAGATCATCCAATCGTTCATGACAAAAAAGATGAATTTGGCTTTTTGTATACTCGCTTCAATCAAATGCTTAAGAAATTAACAAGTCTAATTGATCAAGATTATAAGCAAAAAATGATGATGCAGAAATCTGAACTAAAGCAGTTGCAATCTCAGATTAATCCACACTTTTTGTATAATAGCTTCTTTATTTTGAATTCCTTAGCAAAGGTCGGAGATGTCGAGCGGATTGAACAATTTACAATTATGCTGGGGGAATATTTTCGCTTTATTACACGTAATGGAGAGGATCTCGTTTTACTCGAGGAAGAAATAAAACATTCCCGTATGTATACCGATATTCAAGAACTTCGTTTTTCAAGAAGAATACGTGTACGATTTGATGAATTGCCAGATCAAATGAAAGCTATTAGAATACCAAGACTTATCGTACAACCAATTATAGAGAATGCGTATGAGCATAGCCTTGAGAAGAAGAGTGAGCAAGGATTGCTTTGCATTACATTTGAAAAACATCAGGATACTATTCATATTATTGTAGAAGATAATGGTGATCATCTATCTGATGAACAACTTTTCATGTTGCAGAATCGACTCCAGCATAACTCAGAAGAAAATGAAATAACAGGTATAATAAACATTCATCGACGTCTCGTATTAACGTATGGTGATGGCAGTGGGCTTAGATTAGAGCGAAGCGAACTTAACGGATTGAAGGTTATCATTTGTATTCAAATGAATAATGATATGCTGCTAGAGTGA
- a CDS encoding extracellular solute-binding protein gives MFKWAKFIILTLLFIVILMACEKENNTTDNIDNPIEHSEYSNDYKEIGLSQYDPPIEVSFVRETSNDLEDLINILPDETLENNRWSRMYEQILGISIHYDWTAQGDLYSQKQSFSVSSGQLPDITRVSAEQLRILSNAGLIQELTDAYKDYATPLTKEILEQEGHAPFDTATIDGKLMAIPETTSSIEGAMYIWLRTDWMEQLNLQPPQTIDDVLEISRAFTLMDPDQNGLNDTLGLAITNYLWDPIMGIKGFMAGYEAYPEIWIADEEGNLVFGGIQPEVKTALETLQQMYKNGQLDSEFSFKNGEKVKQQIASGNIGMVYGEQWGSFLVQESQKLNANADWKAYPIVALSDELPKVPLKLNTWQYFVVRKEFAQPEAIIKLINLHLEKNWGGTGEFETFYSSPHPVWKLSPVTPYPAKKNFEAYQQLEAARRTGNWTELNAEAQSIQKLIKKYQSGGEDKEHGWGWEKTYGTDGAFSILDQYEQNNQLLYEAFTGAPTETMIERKSLLHDLQHEAYINIILGNSIDEFDQFVDTWHELGGAKITKEVNEWYKLNK, from the coding sequence ATGTTTAAATGGGCCAAGTTTATTATATTAACTCTATTATTTATTGTGATATTAATGGCCTGTGAGAAAGAGAATAATACGACCGATAATATCGATAATCCCATTGAGCATAGCGAGTATAGTAATGACTATAAAGAAATTGGACTTAGTCAATATGACCCGCCCATTGAGGTTTCGTTTGTTCGTGAAACAAGTAATGATTTGGAAGATTTAATTAATATATTGCCGGATGAAACATTAGAGAATAATAGATGGAGCCGGATGTATGAGCAAATATTAGGCATTTCGATTCATTATGATTGGACCGCGCAAGGCGATCTATATAGTCAAAAGCAGAGCTTCTCCGTTTCATCGGGTCAATTGCCAGATATTACTAGGGTTAGTGCTGAGCAACTCAGAATATTGAGTAATGCGGGCTTAATTCAAGAGCTGACGGATGCTTACAAGGATTATGCGACGCCGTTAACGAAGGAAATATTGGAGCAAGAAGGCCATGCGCCATTTGATACGGCAACAATTGACGGGAAATTAATGGCAATACCAGAAACCACCTCTTCCATTGAAGGAGCCATGTATATATGGCTGCGTACCGATTGGATGGAGCAGCTTAATCTACAGCCGCCACAGACGATTGATGATGTATTGGAAATTTCAAGAGCGTTTACATTAATGGACCCAGATCAAAATGGTCTAAACGATACATTAGGTTTAGCAATTACAAATTATCTGTGGGATCCTATTATGGGCATTAAAGGCTTTATGGCAGGCTATGAAGCATATCCTGAGATTTGGATAGCTGATGAAGAAGGTAATCTTGTATTTGGCGGAATCCAGCCAGAGGTGAAAACTGCACTAGAAACATTACAGCAAATGTATAAAAATGGTCAACTCGATTCGGAGTTTTCATTTAAAAATGGTGAGAAAGTCAAGCAACAAATTGCGAGTGGAAATATAGGGATGGTGTACGGTGAGCAATGGGGATCATTCTTAGTACAGGAAAGCCAAAAGCTTAATGCCAATGCAGACTGGAAAGCATATCCGATTGTTGCTTTATCAGACGAGCTACCTAAAGTACCTTTGAAATTAAACACTTGGCAATATTTTGTTGTACGAAAGGAGTTCGCGCAACCAGAAGCTATTATTAAATTAATTAATTTGCATCTCGAAAAAAATTGGGGAGGAACTGGTGAATTCGAAACATTCTATAGTTCTCCACATCCAGTATGGAAGCTATCCCCGGTAACACCATATCCAGCGAAAAAGAATTTTGAAGCCTACCAACAGCTAGAAGCAGCGCGACGAACAGGAAATTGGACGGAGCTCAATGCGGAGGCTCAATCGATCCAAAAGCTAATTAAGAAATATCAATCCGGAGGAGAAGATAAAGAGCATGGTTGGGGCTGGGAGAAGACTTATGGAACAGATGGGGCCTTTTCTATACTTGATCAATACGAACAAAATAATCAGCTTTTATATGAAGCATTTACAGGTGCTCCTACAGAAACAATGATCGAGAGGAAATCGTTGCTACATGATCTTCAACATGAGGCATATATCAATATCATTCTTGGTAATTCAATTGACGAATTTGATCAATTTGTTGATACATGGCATGAGCTTGGTGGAGCGAAAATAACAAAGGAAGTCAATGAGTGGTATAAACTAAATAAATGA